CCATGCCCCCCGAAGACATCCTGCGCCGCCAGGTGCTGCAGCAGATGATCCTCCAGGACATCGAACTACAGATTGCGCACCGCGCCGGGCTCAAGGTGGACAAGGCCACGCTGGATCAGGCCATCAGCAACCTCGCCCAGGCCAACCACCTCACCCCTGACCAGTTACGCCAGGCGCTGACCAACCAGGGACAGTCGTGGGAGCACTTCACCCATGACCTCGAGGATCGCATTCTTGTAGATCGCCTCATGCAGCAGGAAGTGGAGAACCGGGTTCACATCGGACCCGATGAGGTGAAAACCTTCGCGCAACAGCTCAAGGAAATGGGTGGCGTGAGTTTCGACCTGCAGCAGATATTCATCCCCTTGCCGGACAACCCGACGCCGGACGCCGTCAGCGCGGTGCGGCGCGATGCCGAACAGGCGCGCGATCGCGTGCTGGCCGGGGAGAGATTTGGGCGCATTGCCACACAGGTCAGCAGCGGCCACGATGCCCTGCAAGGCGGCCGCCTCGGCTGGATAAAGGCGGGCGAGCTGCCTCCGGCAGTGGCCCAGACACTCCTCCAGTTGAAGGTGGGCGAAATCAGTCCCGTCATCCCCGGACCCACCGGCTTTCATATTTTCAAGTTGCTGGACGTCAAACACGGTCAGCCGACGGTCACCGAGGTCAAGACCGCCATGATCGTCCTACGTGCCGGCAACAGCCTGCAATTGCAGGAAGCCGAGGCGCGCGCTCAGGATATCCAGCAGGCATTGCAAAGCGGTAGCCGCTTCTCTGAACTCGCGCGTAGCTATAGCCAGGATCCGCGCACCGCCGCCAATGGCGGCGAAATGGGCTGGGTCGCTCCCGGGCAGTTGCCGGACAGTCTTGAACGCACCCTGCTCACCCTGCAACCCGGCGGCGTCAGCAGCCCCATCCGCGAAGGGAATGCGATTTATATTCTGCACTCCCAGGCTCAGCGCCAGCAGGCGGTTGAAGAGAAACAGATCATGGCGGCCGCGCGTATGCAACTCTACAACCGCATCGTCCACGAGCGCATGGACGAGTGGCAGCGCCGCATCCGCGACGGTGCCTACGTCGAGATACTCGAGCCCGGCCTACGCAGCAGCGATGCCTGAGCCTTTCGGCAAATTACAGCCGGCGGTGACGGGCTGCGCCCACTTCGCGCCGACCTGGACCCTGTTTTATAAGGAATCGTTGCGCTTCATCAAGGTCTGGCTGCAAACCATTGCCGCGCCCCTGATTACCACCGTCCTCTATCTGGTGGTTTTCGGGCACGCCCTGGGCGGTCGTGTTTCCGTCTATCCGGGGGTCAGCTACACGGCGTTCATCGTCCCCGGCCTGATGATGATGTCGGTCCTGCAAAATGCCTTCGCCAACAGTTCTTCCAGCCTGATCCAGTCCAAGGTGACGGGCAATATCGTTTTTCTGCTGCTCAGTCCGCTCAGCCCCACCGAGATTTTCGTGGCCATGGTTGCCGCATCGGTGCTGCGGGGGCATTGGTGGGTCTGGCTATTTTGGCCCTGGCGTTGATCTTCCTGCACATCCCATTGCTGCACCCCTTGTGGGTCATCCTGTTTACTCTCCTGGGCGCTAGCGGTATGGGCGCGCTGGGTCTGGTCGCCGGGCTCTGGGCAGAAAAATTTGATCAGATTGCCGGTTTTCAGAATTTTGTCATCATGCCGCTGACCTTTCTCGCCGGGGTGTTTTACTCGGTACAGTCCCTGCCCGGCGCATGGCGGCAGCTATCCCTGTTCAACCCGTTTTTTTATATCATCGACGGGTTTCGCTATGGTTTTTTTGCAGATTCCGACGTGAGCGTCTGGGCCTGCCTGGGCGTCAGCATCGCCTTCGCGGGCGGGGCCGGTCTCCTTGCCTGGCACCTGCTGGCGCGTGGTTACAAATTGCGCCAGTAGGCGCCCTTGAAAGCTGTCCGCCCTGCGCGACGTGGCCGGGGAAGTGACCACATCACACGGCGGCTTTTTTACGTTACACTACACCTCATGAACCCCGATACGATCAAATCACTCATTCAGCAGCGGCTTCCCGATGCGCTTGTCGAAGTTCTGGGAGAGGACGGCACGCACTTCGAGGCGCTGATCGTTTCCCCGGCTTTTGTCGGGCTTTCCCTCATCAAACGGCATCAAATGGTTTATGATGCGCTGGGCGACCGTATGCGCGAAGAAATTCACGCCCTCTCGCTGCGCACCCTGACTCCCGAGCAGGCACAACAGATCCGTCACCCGGCAGTCCATTAGCCGCACTTCCCCCTAATTCAGCGAGGATAACCATGGCAACGATTCAGGAACTTATTCAGGAACAGGTCCAGAAACACCCGATAGTGCTTTACATGAAGGGCAACCCGCGAGCACCGCAATGCGGTTTCTCGGCCCGTGCCGTGCAACTGCTGCAGCAGTCAGGTGTCAAGGAGCTCTTTACGGTGGACGTGCTGGCCGACCCGCAGATTCGCGACGGCATCAAGCAGTATTCCAACTGGCCGACCATTCCCCAGCTCTACATCCAGGGTGAGTTTGTCGGTGGCTCGGACATCATGTCCGATCTCTATCAGCAGGGTGAATTGCAGAAACTGGTCGGCAGCGCCCAAGCTGCCAGCGCGAGCTGATTCTGCCCCATGGATAAGCTGCTGCTGCGTGGCAATGGTCCCCTGCGTGGTGAGTTGCGGATTTCCGGGGCCAAAAACGCGGCCTTGCCCTGCCTCGCTGCCACCCTGCTGGCGCGCGAGCCGGTGCGGTTGTGCAATATTCCGCATCTGCGGGACATCACCACGACCCTGGAGTTGTTGAGCACGCTCGGTGCGAGGGTGCTGGTGGACAGCCAGCTCGGGATTGAAGTCGATCCACGCCCGGTACATTCGGTCGTCGCGCCTTACGAACTGGTGAAGACCATGCGGGCCTCGATACTGGTGCTTGGGCCATTGCTGGCCCGCCACGGATCGGCAGAAGTGAGCCTGCCCGGTGGCTGCGCCATCGGCAGCCGCCCGGTGGGTGTCCATCTCAGCGGCCTGCAGGCGTTGGGTGCCGAAATCACCGTAGAGGATGGTTTCGTTAAAGCGCAGGCAGTACGCCTGCGCGGCGCCCGCATCGTTATGGAGATGGTCTCCGTCACCGGTACGGAAAACCTGCTCATGGCGGCCACCCTCGCCGAGGGACACACCATCCTGGAAAATGCCGCCCGCGAACCGGAAATCGTCGATCTCGCCCGTTGTCTGTCAGCCATGGGCGCGCGCATTTCCGGGGCGGGAACGTCGGTCATCGAGATCGAGGGAGTGGCAGAGCTGCATGGCGCGGAACACAGCATTGTGCCCGACCGCATCGAGACCGGTACGTACCTGGTGGCTGCGGCCATGACTGGCGGCGACGTCTGCCTCAAGCGCACCGACGCGGGCCTGCTGGAGAGCGTCCTCCTCAAACTGAAGGAAGCGGGGGCCGAAGTCACGACCGGGGCAGACACGATCCGCATCCGCATGAAACGACGGCCACAGGCAGTGGATGTCCGCACCGCGCCCTTTCCGGCCTTCCCCACGGACATGCAGGCGCAGTTCATGGCGATGAACTGCATTGCCGAAGGGAGCAGCGTCGTCACCGAAACCATCTTCGAGAATCGCTTCATGCACGTCTCCGAGTTGCAGCGGCTGGGCGCCGACATCAATGCCGATGGCAAAACCGCCGTAGTGCGGGGAGTACAGCGTTTGCGCGGCGCCCCCGTAATGGCAACCGATTTGCGGGCATCGGCGTCGCTGGTCCTGGCCGGGCTGGTGGCGGAGGGCGAAACCCTCATCGACCGCATCTATCATCTGGATCGTGGCTACGAGGTCATCGAAGAGAAGCTCAGCGCCCTCGGCGCAGATATCCGCCGGATCAGCAGCACCAGGAGTGTCGCATGAGTACAGGCATTACCATCGCACTGTCCAAGGGACGGATTCTGCAGGAAGCCATTCCCCTCTTTGCGGGCGCCGGCATCCATCTGGCGGAAGATCCTGAAGAATCCCGCAAGCTGATCATCCCCAGCACCGATCCCGCCGTGCGCTTTCTGGTGATCCGCGCCAGCGATGTGCCCACCTACGTGACCTGGGGCGCTGCCGACGTGGGTATCGCCGGTAAGGATGTGCTGCTGGAGCAGGAGGGCCTGGACCTTTACGAACCCCTGGACCTGCGCATAGGAATCTGCCACATGGCGGTGGCCGAACCAGCCGCAATAGCCGCCAATGACGCGCCGCAAAGCTGGGAGCGGGTGCGCATCGCCACCAAATATCCGCACATCACCCGCCATTATTTCCACAGTCGCGGCGTGCAGACGGAAATCATCAAGCTGTACGGCAGCATGGAACTGGCCCCTCTGGTCGGATTGGCGGATCGTATCGTAGACCTGGTATCCAGCGGCCGGACGCTCAAGGAAAACGGGCTGGTGGAAGTGGAAGAAATCATGCCTATTTCCAGCCGTCTGGTGGTCAATCGCGCCGCCATGAAACTCAAACGCCGCGCTATCGAAACCCTCATCCGCCAACTGGAGGCGCAAGTCACGCCATGAACCGTCTGGATACCAGCGACCCTGATTTTGCCCAACAGTTTCACGCGCTGCATGATTGGGATGCCAATCTCGATCCGCAGATCGAGGTGCGGGTACGAGATATCGTCGCCGCCGTCCGCGATCGGGGCGATGCGGCGCTGCGCGAGTACACCGAGCGCTTTGATGGGGTGACGACAGCTTCCGCCGCTGATCTGGAAATCCCCCGCAGCGCCTGGGATGCGGCGCTCCACGGTCTGGAGCCCACCCAGCGGGCCGCTCTGGAAGAGGCGGCGCAACGTATCCGCAGTTACCACGAGCACCAGCGCAGTGAAGGCTGGACCTTTACCGAGGCCGACGGCACGGTGCTCGGACAGCGCATCCTGCCTCTGGCCCGGGTGGGGATTTACGTACCCGGCGGCAAGGCGGCTTATCCCAGCTCCGTGCTGATGAATGCCATTCCCGCACACGTGGCGGGCGTGAAGGAAATCATCATGACCGTACCCACCCCGCAGGGGCAGGTGAATCCCTGGGTGCTGGCCGCAGCCGCCATTGCCGGGGTGGACCGGGTGTTCTGTATCGGCGGCGCGCAGGCAGTGGCGGCGCTGGCCTACGGTACGGAGAGCGTCCCCGCGGTAGACAAGATCGTCGGCCCCGGCAATATCTATGTGGCTACCGCCAAGCGCATGGTCTTTGGCCGGGTAGGCATCGATATGATTGCCGGACCCAGCGAAATTCTCGTGATCAGCGATGGCTCGGCACCGGCGGAATGGTTGGCCTGGGACCTGCTCTCACAGGCGGAGCATGATGAGATTGCCCAGAGTATTTTCATCAGTTGGGACAACGCCCACATCGAGTCGGTGGTGAACGCGGTGGATGCCGCCTTCGATAGGCTCGACCGCGCACCCATCGCCCGCAAGAGCTGGGCAGATCGAGGGGCGGTGATTCGTGTGCGGGACCGTGCCGAGGCCTGCGCCATTGCCGACCGTATCGCGCCGGAACATCTGGAACTAGCCGTGCAGAATCCCGAAGACTGGCTGGCGGACATTCACAATGCCGGGGCCATCTTCATGGGCATCCACAGTTGTGAGGCCCTCGGCGACTATGTGGCCGGCCCCAACCATGTGCTGCCCACGGGCGGCAGCGCACGCTTTTCCTCGCCCCTCGGCGTCTATGATTTCGTCAAGCGGAGCAGCCTCATTCACAGCAGCCCCGCCGGCGCCGCGCGACTGGGGCAGATCGCCGAACGTCTCGCCCTGGGCGAAGGCCTGACCGCCCATGCCCGTTCAGCAGCCTGCCGCATCCCCAAGGCCGGATCATGAGCGACGGCGCTACGACCGCCCTGATGCAGGGCCTGCTGCGCCCGGAGTTGCTGGCCAGCAAGGCCTATGCGGTGGCAGACGGTGAGGGGCTCATCAAGCTGGATGCCATGGAGAACCCCTATGGCTTACCGGCGGCCTTGCGTGAGCAATGGCTGGAGAGTCTGGCCGACGCACCCCTCAATCGCTATCCCGACGCACACCCGACCCTCCTCATGGAGGGGCTCAAGGCCCACATCGGCCTGCCTGCCGGAATAGAACTCATGCTCGGTAACGGCTCCGATGAGCTGATCCAGATTCTGGTGACCGCGGTAGCGGGCAGCCGGCGCCCCATCATGGCGGTAGACCCCAGTTTCGTCATGTACCGGTTGTTGGCGCAGCAGCTTGGTCTGCCTTTTGTGGGCATTCCCCTGGATGCGGACTTCCAGCTCGACCTTCCGGCCATGCTGGCGGCCATCGCCGCGCAACAACCCGCCGTCATTTTTCTCGACTGGCCCAACAATCCCAGTGGCAGCCTTTTCCCCGAGACCGATCTGGAAGCCATTGTCGCTGCAGCGCCGGGCCTGGTGGTGGTGGATGAGGCCTATCACGCCTTCAGTCAGAGGACCTTTGCCGACCACCTGGGACGCACTCCCAACCTCCTCTTGCTGCGCACCATGTCCAAGGAAGGTCTGGCGGGGATGCGGCTGGGGATGCTGGCGGGGCCCGCCGCGTGGATTCAGGAACTGGACAAGCTGCGTCTGCCTTACAATATCAATGTACTCACCCAGCGCAGCGCGTCCTTCTACCTGCGTCACACCGAAGTGCTGAATGCCCAGGCCGAAATTCTGCGTGTCGAGAGGGAGCGGCTCTTCCAGGCCATCAGTGCCTGCGGTCTTTCGGTCTGGCCCAGCGCCGCCAATTTCCTGCTCTTTCATGCCCCGGGGCAGGCAGCGGTGCTGTTCTCAGGCCTGCGCGCGGGTGGAGTGCTCATTAAAGCCTTTACAGGCCACCCCCGCCTCGGCGAATATCTACGGGTCAGTGTCGGCACACCCGCTGAAAATGACCGCTTTCTGGCCGTACTGGAGTCCTTACTGTGAATCCGCGCCAAGCCGAGGTAGAAAGAAACACCCTCGAAACCCAGATCCGTGTCACCCTGAATCTCGATGGTTCCGGGCAGGCCGACCTGCACACCGGATTACCCTTTCTTGACCACATGATCCACCAGATCGTCCGTCATGGTCTTTTCGACATGCACATTCAGGCTCAGGGCGATCTCGATATCGACGCTCACCACACGGTGGAAGATATCGGCATCACCCTCGGTCAGGCCTTTGCCCGCGCCGTGGGGGACAAGGCCGGCATCCAGCGCTATGGCCATGCCTACGCGCCCCTTGACGAGGCGTTGTCGCGGGTGGTGGTAGACCTTTCCGGTCGTCCCGGACTGATCTTCGCAGTCGCATTCCCTCGCGCCCAGGTCGGGGACTTTGATGTGGATCTCTTTCATGAGTTTTTCCAGGGCTTCGTCAACCATGCTCAGGTAACCCTGCATCTGGATACCCTGCGCGGCAGCAATACCCACCACATCGCCGAGACCCTCTTCAAGGCCTGTGGACGTGCCCTGCGCATGGCGGTCGCCCCTGACCCGCGCATGGCGGGCGCCGTGCCCAGCACCAAAGGCACCCTGACCCTATGAGTGCAGTGGCGACACGCGTCGGTATCGTCGACTACGGCATGGGCAACCTCTACTCGGTGGCCAAGGCCGTAGAGCATCTGGGGGGCAAGGCGATCGTCAGCGGCCGGAGCAGCGAACTGGCCGCCACGGACCGTATCATCTTCCCGGGCGTCGGCGCCTTCGGTGACTGCATGGCGGCGCTGGAGGCGCGGGAGCTCAGCGACTTCATCCGCAGCGCGGCGCGGACCCGGCCATTTCTCGGCATCTGCCTCGGGATGCAGATGCTCATGGACAGCAGTACGGAGCATGGCGAGCATGCCGGACTCGGTCTGCTACCGGGGCGGGTGATTGCTTTCCCGGAAGAGGCTCTGCGAACGGCCGACGGCCGACGCCTGAAGATCCCACACATGGGCTGGAATGAACTGCAGCAACAGATGGAACACCCGCTGTTTGCCGGCGTTCCCCAGAACGCCTGGTTTTATTTCGTCCACTCCTTCTATGTGGAGCCCTCTGCCCCCGGCATACTTGCGGCCTCCAGCGATTATGTCCTTCCTTTCTGTGCGGCGGTCGCTGCGGATAACCTTTTCGCCCTGCAATGCCATCCAGAAAAGAGTGGCATGGCGGGTCTGCGCCTGATCGGGAATTTTCTCGACTGGGATGGCGATCGCGGAGCCGACCATGCCGTTTAAACCCGTTTTCTGGAATATCTCTTTGTGGAGGAAGCTGTCATGCTGTTGATTCCGGCCATCGATCTCAAGGGCGGGAACTGTGTGCGTTTACGGCAAGGCCGGATGGAGGACGACACGGTATTCTCGGATGATCCGGTCGCCACGGCGCAGCGCTGGGTAGAGGCGGGCGCCAAACGGCTGCACATCGTCGATCTCGACGGCGCTGTCCAAGGAGAACCGGTCAATGCGCACGCCATAGCCGCCATCTGTGCGGGTTTCCCTGACCTTGAAATTCAGGTCGGCGGCGGTATCCGCAGCGAAGAACAGATTGAAACCTATATCCAGGCTGGGGTTCGCTACGTGATCATCGGCACCCAGGCAGTCAAGGCCCCCGGTTTCGTCGCCGATGCCGCCGTAAGTTTTCCTGGCCATATCATGGTGGGTATCGACGCCCGTGACGGCAAAGTGGCTACCGAAGGCTGGTCCAAGCTATCCCGTCACGACCCCATTGATCTCGCACAACGCTTCGCCGCCGACGGCATAGAAGCCATCATCTACACCGACATCAGCCGCGACGGCATGCTCAGCGGCCCCAATATTTCTGCGACGGTTGCGCTGGCTCAGGCGGTGCCCGTGCCGGTCATCGCCTCGGGCGGTATTGCCAATCTGGAACAGGTGCTGGCGCTCAAGGCCCATGAGGGTGACGGTATCATCGGCGCCATTACCGGGCGCGCCATTTATGAAGGGGCCCTGGACTTTTCACAGGCCCGCGCCCAGGCCGAGGCCTGAGCAGGTGCTCGCCAGTCGCGTCATACCCTGCCTCGATATCGACCAGGGGCGCGTGGTGAAAGGCGTTCAGTTTGTTGCCCTGCGCGATGCCGGCGATCCGGTGGAAGTCGCCAAACGCTACAACGATGAGGGCGCCGACGAAATCACCTTTCTGGACATCTCCGCCAGTTATGAAGAGCGCGGCACCTTGGCCGATGTAGTGTCTGCCGTGGCGGCGCAGGTCTTTATCCCACTGACCGTAGGTGGTGGCGTGCGTTGCGTCGAAGATATCCGCACCCTGCTCCTCGCCGGGGCCGACAAGGTCAGCATCAACAGCGCCGCCGTGAATGATCCGGAACTGGTACGCGCCGCCGCCCGGCGTTTCGGCAACTCCTGCATCGTCGTCGCCATCGACGCCAAGCAGGTAGACGACCACTGGGAGGTCTTCACCCACGGCGGCCGGCGCAGTACCGGTCTGGACGCGGTGACCTGGGCGCAGCGCATGGCAACATATGGTGCCGGCGAAATCCTGCTGACCAGCATGGACCGCGACGGAACGGGCATCGGTTTCGACCTCGCCCTCACCCGCGCCATCAGCGACGCCGTGCCAGTACCCGTGATCGCCTCCGGTGGCGTGGGAGAGATCCGGCACTTTGTCGAAGGTATCCAGCAGGGGCGTGCGGATGCGGTATTGGCCGCCAGCGTCTTCCACTTCGGCCAGTTTCGCATCTCCGAGGTCAAGGCACAGATGGCTGCCGCGGGGATTCCGGTGCGCACCACCCGCTAAAGCACGCAGGCCATCCGTCGGGCGCTATCTGCGTATTATTCGTATTATTGAGTAGAAAGACTTCAACGAGGGGGTTCTGACCATCATGAATGAACCGGAAGCGCAGCACGCCGCCATACTCGCCGCCGTGCGCTGGAATGCAGACGGCCTGGTGCCTGCCATCGCCCAGGATGCTCGCAGCGGCAGGGTGCTCATGCTGGCCTGGATGAACGCCGACGCATTGCTGGCGACACTCCGTGACGGCCTTGGCACTTACTGGTCACGCTCCCGGCAGGCACTCTGGCGTAAAGGCGAAACCTCCGGCCATATTCAACATCTGGTGGATCTGCGCCTGGATTGCGATGGCGATACACTCCTCCTGCGAGTCATTCAGGAAGGTCCTGCCTGCCATACCGGGGAGCAAACCTGCTTCTTCCTCGGCCAACCCGGCGAGCAGGGCTGGCAGCATCAGGCTCCGCCTCCTGGAAGCATCCTCGACAGCCTGCAAGGCACCCTGCACAGTCGGCGAACGGCTGATCCCGGCCAGTCCTATGTGGCGCAACTGCTCCGCGGCGGTCAGGACCGGATCCTGAAAAAAGTAGGGGAGGAAGCTACCGAGTTTGTCATCGCCTGCAAGAATCATGAGTCGAAGCATATCGTTGCAGAGGCGGCGGACCTC
This sequence is a window from Acidithiobacillus ferridurans. Protein-coding genes within it:
- a CDS encoding peptidylprolyl isomerase is translated as MSLKRRPILLALGIALGVAPVLAWAATPFLNRDTLLPTTPAMAPRTTTHTYSERSAEAPAVAPLPQNTQNLDKVVAVVNDNIITSMQLEQRIGAVRAHLQTQDPNAMPPEDILRRQVLQQMILQDIELQIAHRAGLKVDKATLDQAISNLAQANHLTPDQLRQALTNQGQSWEHFTHDLEDRILVDRLMQQEVENRVHIGPDEVKTFAQQLKEMGGVSFDLQQIFIPLPDNPTPDAVSAVRRDAEQARDRVLAGERFGRIATQVSSGHDALQGGRLGWIKAGELPPAVAQTLLQLKVGEISPVIPGPTGFHIFKLLDVKHGQPTVTEVKTAMIVLRAGNSLQLQEAEARAQDIQQALQSGSRFSELARSYSQDPRTAANGGEMGWVAPGQLPDSLERTLLTLQPGGVSSPIREGNAIYILHSQAQRQQAVEEKQIMAAARMQLYNRIVHERMDEWQRRIRDGAYVEILEPGLRSSDA
- a CDS encoding BolA family protein; this translates as MKAVRPARRGRGSDHITRRLFYVTLHLMNPDTIKSLIQQRLPDALVEVLGEDGTHFEALIVSPAFVGLSLIKRHQMVYDALGDRMREEIHALSLRTLTPEQAQQIRHPAVH
- the grxD gene encoding Grx4 family monothiol glutaredoxin, with translation MATIQELIQEQVQKHPIVLYMKGNPRAPQCGFSARAVQLLQQSGVKELFTVDVLADPQIRDGIKQYSNWPTIPQLYIQGEFVGGSDIMSDLYQQGELQKLVGSAQAASAS
- the murA gene encoding UDP-N-acetylglucosamine 1-carboxyvinyltransferase, encoding MDKLLLRGNGPLRGELRISGAKNAALPCLAATLLAREPVRLCNIPHLRDITTTLELLSTLGARVLVDSQLGIEVDPRPVHSVVAPYELVKTMRASILVLGPLLARHGSAEVSLPGGCAIGSRPVGVHLSGLQALGAEITVEDGFVKAQAVRLRGARIVMEMVSVTGTENLLMAATLAEGHTILENAAREPEIVDLARCLSAMGARISGAGTSVIEIEGVAELHGAEHSIVPDRIETGTYLVAAAMTGGDVCLKRTDAGLLESVLLKLKEAGAEVTTGADTIRIRMKRRPQAVDVRTAPFPAFPTDMQAQFMAMNCIAEGSSVVTETIFENRFMHVSELQRLGADINADGKTAVVRGVQRLRGAPVMATDLRASASLVLAGLVAEGETLIDRIYHLDRGYEVIEEKLSALGADIRRISSTRSVA
- the hisG gene encoding ATP phosphoribosyltransferase, which encodes MSTGITIALSKGRILQEAIPLFAGAGIHLAEDPEESRKLIIPSTDPAVRFLVIRASDVPTYVTWGAADVGIAGKDVLLEQEGLDLYEPLDLRIGICHMAVAEPAAIAANDAPQSWERVRIATKYPHITRHYFHSRGVQTEIIKLYGSMELAPLVGLADRIVDLVSSGRTLKENGLVEVEEIMPISSRLVVNRAAMKLKRRAIETLIRQLEAQVTP
- the hisD gene encoding histidinol dehydrogenase, with the translated sequence MNRLDTSDPDFAQQFHALHDWDANLDPQIEVRVRDIVAAVRDRGDAALREYTERFDGVTTASAADLEIPRSAWDAALHGLEPTQRAALEEAAQRIRSYHEHQRSEGWTFTEADGTVLGQRILPLARVGIYVPGGKAAYPSSVLMNAIPAHVAGVKEIIMTVPTPQGQVNPWVLAAAAIAGVDRVFCIGGAQAVAALAYGTESVPAVDKIVGPGNIYVATAKRMVFGRVGIDMIAGPSEILVISDGSAPAEWLAWDLLSQAEHDEIAQSIFISWDNAHIESVVNAVDAAFDRLDRAPIARKSWADRGAVIRVRDRAEACAIADRIAPEHLELAVQNPEDWLADIHNAGAIFMGIHSCEALGDYVAGPNHVLPTGGSARFSSPLGVYDFVKRSSLIHSSPAGAARLGQIAERLALGEGLTAHARSAACRIPKAGS
- the hisC gene encoding histidinol-phosphate transaminase, which produces MSDGATTALMQGLLRPELLASKAYAVADGEGLIKLDAMENPYGLPAALREQWLESLADAPLNRYPDAHPTLLMEGLKAHIGLPAGIELMLGNGSDELIQILVTAVAGSRRPIMAVDPSFVMYRLLAQQLGLPFVGIPLDADFQLDLPAMLAAIAAQQPAVIFLDWPNNPSGSLFPETDLEAIVAAAPGLVVVDEAYHAFSQRTFADHLGRTPNLLLLRTMSKEGLAGMRLGMLAGPAAWIQELDKLRLPYNINVLTQRSASFYLRHTEVLNAQAEILRVERERLFQAISACGLSVWPSAANFLLFHAPGQAAVLFSGLRAGGVLIKAFTGHPRLGEYLRVSVGTPAENDRFLAVLESLL
- the hisB gene encoding imidazoleglycerol-phosphate dehydratase HisB encodes the protein MNPRQAEVERNTLETQIRVTLNLDGSGQADLHTGLPFLDHMIHQIVRHGLFDMHIQAQGDLDIDAHHTVEDIGITLGQAFARAVGDKAGIQRYGHAYAPLDEALSRVVVDLSGRPGLIFAVAFPRAQVGDFDVDLFHEFFQGFVNHAQVTLHLDTLRGSNTHHIAETLFKACGRALRMAVAPDPRMAGAVPSTKGTLTL
- the hisH gene encoding imidazole glycerol phosphate synthase subunit HisH, with the translated sequence MSAVATRVGIVDYGMGNLYSVAKAVEHLGGKAIVSGRSSELAATDRIIFPGVGAFGDCMAALEARELSDFIRSAARTRPFLGICLGMQMLMDSSTEHGEHAGLGLLPGRVIAFPEEALRTADGRRLKIPHMGWNELQQQMEHPLFAGVPQNAWFYFVHSFYVEPSAPGILAASSDYVLPFCAAVAADNLFALQCHPEKSGMAGLRLIGNFLDWDGDRGADHAV
- the hisA gene encoding 1-(5-phosphoribosyl)-5-[(5-phosphoribosylamino)methylideneamino]imidazole-4-carboxamide isomerase, whose translation is MLLIPAIDLKGGNCVRLRQGRMEDDTVFSDDPVATAQRWVEAGAKRLHIVDLDGAVQGEPVNAHAIAAICAGFPDLEIQVGGGIRSEEQIETYIQAGVRYVIIGTQAVKAPGFVADAAVSFPGHIMVGIDARDGKVATEGWSKLSRHDPIDLAQRFAADGIEAIIYTDISRDGMLSGPNISATVALAQAVPVPVIASGGIANLEQVLALKAHEGDGIIGAITGRAIYEGALDFSQARAQAEA
- the hisF gene encoding imidazole glycerol phosphate synthase subunit HisF, whose translation is MKGPWTFHRPAPRPRPEQVLASRVIPCLDIDQGRVVKGVQFVALRDAGDPVEVAKRYNDEGADEITFLDISASYEERGTLADVVSAVAAQVFIPLTVGGGVRCVEDIRTLLLAGADKVSINSAAVNDPELVRAAARRFGNSCIVVAIDAKQVDDHWEVFTHGGRRSTGLDAVTWAQRMATYGAGEILLTSMDRDGTGIGFDLALTRAISDAVPVPVIASGGVGEIRHFVEGIQQGRADAVLAASVFHFGQFRISEVKAQMAAAGIPVRTTR
- the hisIE gene encoding bifunctional phosphoribosyl-AMP cyclohydrolase/phosphoribosyl-ATP diphosphatase HisIE — protein: MNEPEAQHAAILAAVRWNADGLVPAIAQDARSGRVLMLAWMNADALLATLRDGLGTYWSRSRQALWRKGETSGHIQHLVDLRLDCDGDTLLLRVIQEGPACHTGEQTCFFLGQPGEQGWQHQAPPPGSILDSLQGTLHSRRTADPGQSYVAQLLRGGQDRILKKVGEEATEFVIACKNHESKHIVAEAADLVFHLMVALEDRDLHIDDVLGELARREGMSGLEEKAARRP